One Drosophila yakuba strain Tai18E2 chromosome 4, Prin_Dyak_Tai18E2_2.1, whole genome shotgun sequence genomic window carries:
- the LOC6523695 gene encoding protein pangolin, isoforms A/H/I/S isoform X12, with protein MPHTHSRHGSSGDDLCSTDEVKIFKDEGDREDEKISSENLLVEEKSSLIDLTESEEKGQKIARPDHSPVFNKLDTHAPSFNMGYLVSPYSYANGAPSGLPVTMANKIGLPPFFCHNADPLSTPPPAHCGIPPYQLDPKMGLTRPALYPFAGGQYPYPMLSSDMSQVASWHTPSVYSASSFRTPYPSSLPINTTLASDFPFRFSPSLLPSVHATSHHVINAHAAIVGVSSKQECGVQDPTTNNRYPRNLETKNPSNTQSNDSKDTNDKKKPHIKKPLNAFMLYMKEMRAKVVAECTLKESAAINQILGRRWHELSREEQSKYYEKARQERQLHMELYPGWSARDNYGYVSKKKKRKKDRSTTDSGGNNMKKCRARFGLDQQNQWCKPCRRKKKCIRYMESLNDNGPAEDGSVFDEHGSDDDEDDFDDEKLEGSCGSADETNKIEDDDSESLNQSMPSPGCLSGLSSLQSPSTTMSPLNMNANSTSNVVFPATSNALLIVSSDQTTAQQRSTLVSNSGSSSGSTSSISTTPNTSSTVSPVTCTTGPCPGSSQERAMMLGNRFSHLGMGLSPLVVSTSTSKSEPFFKPHPTICNNPIFSLPSIGNCSLNNSIMPNTSRNPIGANPRDINNPLSINQLTKRREYQNVEMIEASESKTIVAHAATSIIQHVAVHGYHANHSLLNSSLNQHFHHQLNNRTEKPNRSEQKMLSAIASSKTSSAGSSDNGVISVS; from the exons ATGCCTCATACACACAGCAGGCATGGATCATCTGGAGATGATTTATGTAGTACTGATGAAGTGAAGATTTTTAAAGACGAAGGAGACCGTGAGgatgaaaaaatatcatctGAGAACTTATTAGTTGAAGAAAAGTCGAGCTTAATAGATTTAACTGAAAGTGAg GAAAAGGGTCAAAAAATTGCAAGACCGGACCACAGCCCTGTTTTTA ATAAGCTTGATACCCACGCTCCTAGCTTCAATATGGGTTACTTAGTTTCTCCTTATTCATATGCCAATGGTGCTCCCAGTGGCTTACCGGTAACTATG GCCAACAAAATTGGACTGCCTCCGTTTTTTTGTCACAACGCTGATCCGTTATCGACACCACCTCCAGCGCATTGCGGAATTCCTCCATATCAACTTGATCCTAAAATGG GATTAACTCGACCAGCGCTATACCCATTTGCAGGAGGTCAATATCCTTACCCAATGCTAAGTTCAGATATGTCTCAAGTGGCATCATG gcaCACTCCTTCTGTTTACTCCGCATCTAGTTTTAGAACTCCTTATCCCTCTTCTTTACCGATAAATACTACACTTGCAAG TGATTTTCCATTCCGTTTTTCACCTAGCCTTCTGCCTTCAGTACATGCCACATCGCACCACGTTATAAATGCTCATGCTGCTATTGTGGGGGTTAGCTCTAAACAAGAATGTGGTGTTCAGGACCCAACAACGAATAATAGATATCCAAG gAACctggaaacaaaaaacccaTCAAATACGCAATCAAATGACTCCAAGGACacaaatgataaaaaaaaaccccatATTAAGAAACCACTGAATGCGTTCATGCTCTATATGAAGGAAATGCGTGCTAAGGTTGTTGCCGAATGTACACTAAAAGAATCCGCTGCTATTAATCAGATTTTAGGAAGACGG TGGCACGAACTTTCCCGCGAAgaacaaagcaaatattaCGAAAAAGCTCGACAAGAGCGTCAATTGCATATGGAATTGTATCCGGGGTGGAGCGCACGAGATAACTATGGTTACGtgtcaaaaaagaaaaagcgaaaaaaagaCAGATCGACAACGGATTCGGGAG GtaataatatgaaaaaatGCCGCGCTCGTTTCGGATTGGATCAACAGAATCAGTGGTGCAAGCCGTGCAG GCGCAAAAAGAAATGTATTCGTTATATGGAATCCCTGAACGACAATGGTCCCGCCGAGGACGGGAGTGTTTTTGATGAACACGGTAGTGATGACGACGAAGATGACTTCGATGATGAAAAACTGGAAGGAAGTTGTGGAAGCGCCGACGAAACCAATAAAATAGAAGATGACGACTCAGAATCCCTAAATCAATCCATGCCCAGCCCTGGGTGTCTTAGTGGATTGTCCAGTTTACAGAGCCCATCGACAACAATGAGCCCACTTAACATGAATGCCAATTCGACAAGCAATGTTGTATTTCCTGCTACTTCTAATGCACTTTTAATCGTCAGCTCAGACCAGACAACTGCACAGCAACGGTCCACATTGGTGTCAAACTCGGGATCGAGCAGTGGCTCAACCAGTAGCATAAGTACAACCCCAAATACGTCAAGTACAGTTTCGCCAGTTACGTGTACGACCGGCCCGTGTCCAGGTTCCTCTCAGGAACGAGCCATGATGCTTGGAAATCGTTTTAGTCACTTGGGAATGGGGTTAAGTCCTCTAGTAGTTAGCACTAGCACCAGTAAATCTGAACCATTTTTTAAGCCTCATCCCACAATTTGCAATAATCCTATCTTTTCATTGCCATCAATTGGTAACTgtagtttaaataattctatAATGCCAAACACATCCCGAAACCCTATTGGTGCTAACCCACGAGATATTAATAATCCCCTTAGCATCAATCAGTTGACTAAAAGACGTGAATATCAAAATGTTGAAATGATTGAAGCTAGTGAGTCAAAGACTATAGTTGCCCATGCTGCTACATCCATTATTCAACATGTAGCAGTGCACGGCTACCACGCAAATCACTCGCTTTTAAATAGCAGCTTAAACCAACATTTTCATCACCAATTAAATAACCGTACGGAAAAACCCAATAGAAGTGAGCAGAAAATGCTGTCC GCAATTGCATCTAGCAAGACTTCTAGTGCTGGCTCTTCCGATAACGGCGTTATTAGCGTTTCATAA
- the LOC6523695 gene encoding protein pangolin, isoforms A/H/I/S isoform X11, which produces MPHTHSRHGSSGDDLCSTDEVKIFKDEGDREDEKISSENLLVEEKSSLIDLTESEEKGQKIARPDHSPVFNKLDTHAPSFNMGYLVSPYSYANGAPSGLPVTMANKIGLPPFFCHNADPLSTPPPAHCGIPPYQLDPKMGLTRPALYPFAGGQYPYPMLSSDMSQVASWHTPSVYSASSFRTPYPSSLPINTTLASLLPSVHATSHHVINAHAAIVGVSSKQECGVQDPTTNNRYPRNLETKNPSNTQSNDSKDTNDKKKPHIKKPLNAFMLYMKEMRAKVVAECTLKESAAINQILGRRWHELSREEQSKYYEKARQERQLHMELYPGWSARDNYGYVSKKKKRKKDRSTTDSGGNNMKKCRARFGLDQQNQWCKPCRRKKKCIRYMESLNDNGPAEDGSVFDEHGSDDDEDDFDDEKLEGSCGSADETNKIEDDDSESLNQSMPSPGCLSGLSSLQSPSTTMSPLNMNANSTSNVVFPATSNALLIVSSDQTTAQQRSTLVSNSGSSSGSTSSISTTPNTSSTVSPVTCTTGPCPGSSQERAMMLGNRFSHLGMGLSPLVVSTSTSKSEPFFKPHPTICNNPIFSLPSIGNCSLNNSIMPNTSRNPIGANPRDINNPLSINQLTKRREYQNVEMIEASESKTIVAHAATSIIQHVAVHGYHANHSLLNSSLNQHFHHQLNNRTEKPNRSEQKMLSVSSHSVNSSECHKESDSQAIASSKTSSAGSSDNGVISVS; this is translated from the exons ATGCCTCATACACACAGCAGGCATGGATCATCTGGAGATGATTTATGTAGTACTGATGAAGTGAAGATTTTTAAAGACGAAGGAGACCGTGAGgatgaaaaaatatcatctGAGAACTTATTAGTTGAAGAAAAGTCGAGCTTAATAGATTTAACTGAAAGTGAg GAAAAGGGTCAAAAAATTGCAAGACCGGACCACAGCCCTGTTTTTA ATAAGCTTGATACCCACGCTCCTAGCTTCAATATGGGTTACTTAGTTTCTCCTTATTCATATGCCAATGGTGCTCCCAGTGGCTTACCGGTAACTATG GCCAACAAAATTGGACTGCCTCCGTTTTTTTGTCACAACGCTGATCCGTTATCGACACCACCTCCAGCGCATTGCGGAATTCCTCCATATCAACTTGATCCTAAAATGG GATTAACTCGACCAGCGCTATACCCATTTGCAGGAGGTCAATATCCTTACCCAATGCTAAGTTCAGATATGTCTCAAGTGGCATCATG gcaCACTCCTTCTGTTTACTCCGCATCTAGTTTTAGAACTCCTTATCCCTCTTCTTTACCGATAAATACTACACTTGCAAG CCTTCTGCCTTCAGTACATGCCACATCGCACCACGTTATAAATGCTCATGCTGCTATTGTGGGGGTTAGCTCTAAACAAGAATGTGGTGTTCAGGACCCAACAACGAATAATAGATATCCAAG gAACctggaaacaaaaaacccaTCAAATACGCAATCAAATGACTCCAAGGACacaaatgataaaaaaaaaccccatATTAAGAAACCACTGAATGCGTTCATGCTCTATATGAAGGAAATGCGTGCTAAGGTTGTTGCCGAATGTACACTAAAAGAATCCGCTGCTATTAATCAGATTTTAGGAAGACGG TGGCACGAACTTTCCCGCGAAgaacaaagcaaatattaCGAAAAAGCTCGACAAGAGCGTCAATTGCATATGGAATTGTATCCGGGGTGGAGCGCACGAGATAACTATGGTTACGtgtcaaaaaagaaaaagcgaaaaaaagaCAGATCGACAACGGATTCGGGAG GtaataatatgaaaaaatGCCGCGCTCGTTTCGGATTGGATCAACAGAATCAGTGGTGCAAGCCGTGCAG GCGCAAAAAGAAATGTATTCGTTATATGGAATCCCTGAACGACAATGGTCCCGCCGAGGACGGGAGTGTTTTTGATGAACACGGTAGTGATGACGACGAAGATGACTTCGATGATGAAAAACTGGAAGGAAGTTGTGGAAGCGCCGACGAAACCAATAAAATAGAAGATGACGACTCAGAATCCCTAAATCAATCCATGCCCAGCCCTGGGTGTCTTAGTGGATTGTCCAGTTTACAGAGCCCATCGACAACAATGAGCCCACTTAACATGAATGCCAATTCGACAAGCAATGTTGTATTTCCTGCTACTTCTAATGCACTTTTAATCGTCAGCTCAGACCAGACAACTGCACAGCAACGGTCCACATTGGTGTCAAACTCGGGATCGAGCAGTGGCTCAACCAGTAGCATAAGTACAACCCCAAATACGTCAAGTACAGTTTCGCCAGTTACGTGTACGACCGGCCCGTGTCCAGGTTCCTCTCAGGAACGAGCCATGATGCTTGGAAATCGTTTTAGTCACTTGGGAATGGGGTTAAGTCCTCTAGTAGTTAGCACTAGCACCAGTAAATCTGAACCATTTTTTAAGCCTCATCCCACAATTTGCAATAATCCTATCTTTTCATTGCCATCAATTGGTAACTgtagtttaaataattctatAATGCCAAACACATCCCGAAACCCTATTGGTGCTAACCCACGAGATATTAATAATCCCCTTAGCATCAATCAGTTGACTAAAAGACGTGAATATCAAAATGTTGAAATGATTGAAGCTAGTGAGTCAAAGACTATAGTTGCCCATGCTGCTACATCCATTATTCAACATGTAGCAGTGCACGGCTACCACGCAAATCACTCGCTTTTAAATAGCAGCTTAAACCAACATTTTCATCACCAATTAAATAACCGTACGGAAAAACCCAATAGAAGTGAGCAGAAAATGCTGTCCGTAAGTAGTCATTCTGTAAATAGCAGTGAATGCCATAAAGAATCTGATTCGCAGGCAATTGCATCTAGCAAGACTTCTAGTGCTGGCTCTTCCGATAACGGCGTTATTAGCGTTTCATAA
- the LOC6523695 gene encoding protein pangolin, isoforms A/H/I/S isoform X10 yields the protein MPHTHSRHGSSGDDLCSTDEVKIFKDEGDREDEKISSENLLVEEKSSLIDLTESEEKGQKIARPDHSPVFNKLDTHAPSFNMGYLVSPYSYANGAPSGLPVTMANKIGLPPFFCHNADPLSTPPPAHCGIPPYQLDPKMGLTRPALYPFAGGQYPYPMLSSDMSQVASWHTPSVYSASSFRTPYPSSLPINTTLASDFPFRFSPSLLPSVHATSHHVINAHAAIVGVSSKQECGVQDPTTNNRYPRNLETKNPSNTQSNDSKDTNDKKKPHIKKPLNAFMLYMKEMRAKVVAECTLKESAAINQILGRRWHALGREEQAKYYELARRERQLHMQMYPDWSSRTNASRGKKRKRKQDNNDGGNNMKKCRARFGLDQQNQWCKPCRRKKKCIRYMESLNDNGPAEDGSVFDEHGSDDDEDDFDDEKLEGSCGSADETNKIEDDDSESLNQSMPSPGCLSGLSSLQSPSTTMSPLNMNANSTSNVVFPATSNALLIVSSDQTTAQQRSTLVSNSGSSSGSTSSISTTPNTSSTVSPVTCTTGPCPGSSQERAMMLGNRFSHLGMGLSPLVVSTSTSKSEPFFKPHPTICNNPIFSLPSIGNCSLNNSIMPNTSRNPIGANPRDINNPLSINQLTKRREYQNVEMIEASESKTIVAHAATSIIQHVAVHGYHANHSLLNSSLNQHFHHQLNNRTEKPNRSEQKMLSVSSHSVNSSECHKESDSQAIASSKTSSAGSSDNGVISVS from the exons ATGCCTCATACACACAGCAGGCATGGATCATCTGGAGATGATTTATGTAGTACTGATGAAGTGAAGATTTTTAAAGACGAAGGAGACCGTGAGgatgaaaaaatatcatctGAGAACTTATTAGTTGAAGAAAAGTCGAGCTTAATAGATTTAACTGAAAGTGAg GAAAAGGGTCAAAAAATTGCAAGACCGGACCACAGCCCTGTTTTTA ATAAGCTTGATACCCACGCTCCTAGCTTCAATATGGGTTACTTAGTTTCTCCTTATTCATATGCCAATGGTGCTCCCAGTGGCTTACCGGTAACTATG GCCAACAAAATTGGACTGCCTCCGTTTTTTTGTCACAACGCTGATCCGTTATCGACACCACCTCCAGCGCATTGCGGAATTCCTCCATATCAACTTGATCCTAAAATGG GATTAACTCGACCAGCGCTATACCCATTTGCAGGAGGTCAATATCCTTACCCAATGCTAAGTTCAGATATGTCTCAAGTGGCATCATG gcaCACTCCTTCTGTTTACTCCGCATCTAGTTTTAGAACTCCTTATCCCTCTTCTTTACCGATAAATACTACACTTGCAAG TGATTTTCCATTCCGTTTTTCACCTAGCCTTCTGCCTTCAGTACATGCCACATCGCACCACGTTATAAATGCTCATGCTGCTATTGTGGGGGTTAGCTCTAAACAAGAATGTGGTGTTCAGGACCCAACAACGAATAATAGATATCCAAG gAACctggaaacaaaaaacccaTCAAATACGCAATCAAATGACTCCAAGGACacaaatgataaaaaaaaaccccatATTAAGAAACCACTGAATGCGTTCATGCTCTATATGAAGGAAATGCGTGCTAAGGTTGTTGCCGAATGTACACTAAAAGAATCCGCTGCTATTAATCAGATTTTAGGAAGACGG TGGCATGCCTTGGGGCGTGAGGAACAAGCGAAGTATTACGAGTTGGCGCGAAGGGAGCGACAACTGCACATGCAAATGTATCCTGATTGGAGCTCTCGTACAAATGCCTCTCGTGGCAAAAAACGGAAGCGGAAGCAAGATAACAACGACGGAG GtaataatatgaaaaaatGCCGCGCTCGTTTCGGATTGGATCAACAGAATCAGTGGTGCAAGCCGTGCAG GCGCAAAAAGAAATGTATTCGTTATATGGAATCCCTGAACGACAATGGTCCCGCCGAGGACGGGAGTGTTTTTGATGAACACGGTAGTGATGACGACGAAGATGACTTCGATGATGAAAAACTGGAAGGAAGTTGTGGAAGCGCCGACGAAACCAATAAAATAGAAGATGACGACTCAGAATCCCTAAATCAATCCATGCCCAGCCCTGGGTGTCTTAGTGGATTGTCCAGTTTACAGAGCCCATCGACAACAATGAGCCCACTTAACATGAATGCCAATTCGACAAGCAATGTTGTATTTCCTGCTACTTCTAATGCACTTTTAATCGTCAGCTCAGACCAGACAACTGCACAGCAACGGTCCACATTGGTGTCAAACTCGGGATCGAGCAGTGGCTCAACCAGTAGCATAAGTACAACCCCAAATACGTCAAGTACAGTTTCGCCAGTTACGTGTACGACCGGCCCGTGTCCAGGTTCCTCTCAGGAACGAGCCATGATGCTTGGAAATCGTTTTAGTCACTTGGGAATGGGGTTAAGTCCTCTAGTAGTTAGCACTAGCACCAGTAAATCTGAACCATTTTTTAAGCCTCATCCCACAATTTGCAATAATCCTATCTTTTCATTGCCATCAATTGGTAACTgtagtttaaataattctatAATGCCAAACACATCCCGAAACCCTATTGGTGCTAACCCACGAGATATTAATAATCCCCTTAGCATCAATCAGTTGACTAAAAGACGTGAATATCAAAATGTTGAAATGATTGAAGCTAGTGAGTCAAAGACTATAGTTGCCCATGCTGCTACATCCATTATTCAACATGTAGCAGTGCACGGCTACCACGCAAATCACTCGCTTTTAAATAGCAGCTTAAACCAACATTTTCATCACCAATTAAATAACCGTACGGAAAAACCCAATAGAAGTGAGCAGAAAATGCTGTCCGTAAGTAGTCATTCTGTAAATAGCAGTGAATGCCATAAAGAATCTGATTCGCAGGCAATTGCATCTAGCAAGACTTCTAGTGCTGGCTCTTCCGATAACGGCGTTATTAGCGTTTCATAA
- the LOC6523695 gene encoding protein pangolin, isoforms A/H/I/S isoform X9: MPHTHSRHGSSGDDLCSTDEVKIFKDEGDREDEKISSENLLVEEKSSLIDLTESEEKGQKIARPDHSPVFNKLDTHAPSFNMGYLVSPYSYANGAPSGLPVTMANKIGLPPFFCHNADPLSTPPPAHCGIPPYQLDPKMGLTRPALYPFAGGQYPYPMLSSDMSQVASWHTPSVYSASSFRTPYPSSLPINTTLASDFPFRFSPSLLPSVHATSHHVINAHAAIVGVSSKQECGVQDPTTNNRYPRNLETKNPSNTQSNDSKDTNDKKKPHIKKPLNAFMLYMKEMRAKVVAECTLKESAAINQILGRRWHELSREEQSKYYEKARQERQLHMELYPGWSARDNYGYVSKKKKRKKDRSTTDSGGNNMKKCRARFGLDQQNQWCKPCRRKKKCIRYMESLNDNGPAEDGSVFDEHGSDDDEDDFDDEKLEGSCGSADETNKIEDDDSESLNQSMPSPGCLSGLSSLQSPSTTMSPLNMNANSTSNVVFPATSNALLIVSSDQTTAQQRSTLVSNSGSSSGSTSSISTTPNTSSTVSPVTCTTGPCPGSSQERAMMLGNRFSHLGMGLSPLVVSTSTSKSEPFFKPHPTICNNPIFSLPSIGNCSLNNSIMPNTSRNPIGANPRDINNPLSINQLTKRREYQNVEMIEASESKTIVAHAATSIIQHVAVHGYHANHSLLNSSLNQHFHHQLNNRTEKPNRSEQKMLSVSSHSVNSSECHKESDSQAIASSKTSSAGSSDNGVISVS; encoded by the exons ATGCCTCATACACACAGCAGGCATGGATCATCTGGAGATGATTTATGTAGTACTGATGAAGTGAAGATTTTTAAAGACGAAGGAGACCGTGAGgatgaaaaaatatcatctGAGAACTTATTAGTTGAAGAAAAGTCGAGCTTAATAGATTTAACTGAAAGTGAg GAAAAGGGTCAAAAAATTGCAAGACCGGACCACAGCCCTGTTTTTA ATAAGCTTGATACCCACGCTCCTAGCTTCAATATGGGTTACTTAGTTTCTCCTTATTCATATGCCAATGGTGCTCCCAGTGGCTTACCGGTAACTATG GCCAACAAAATTGGACTGCCTCCGTTTTTTTGTCACAACGCTGATCCGTTATCGACACCACCTCCAGCGCATTGCGGAATTCCTCCATATCAACTTGATCCTAAAATGG GATTAACTCGACCAGCGCTATACCCATTTGCAGGAGGTCAATATCCTTACCCAATGCTAAGTTCAGATATGTCTCAAGTGGCATCATG gcaCACTCCTTCTGTTTACTCCGCATCTAGTTTTAGAACTCCTTATCCCTCTTCTTTACCGATAAATACTACACTTGCAAG TGATTTTCCATTCCGTTTTTCACCTAGCCTTCTGCCTTCAGTACATGCCACATCGCACCACGTTATAAATGCTCATGCTGCTATTGTGGGGGTTAGCTCTAAACAAGAATGTGGTGTTCAGGACCCAACAACGAATAATAGATATCCAAG gAACctggaaacaaaaaacccaTCAAATACGCAATCAAATGACTCCAAGGACacaaatgataaaaaaaaaccccatATTAAGAAACCACTGAATGCGTTCATGCTCTATATGAAGGAAATGCGTGCTAAGGTTGTTGCCGAATGTACACTAAAAGAATCCGCTGCTATTAATCAGATTTTAGGAAGACGG TGGCACGAACTTTCCCGCGAAgaacaaagcaaatattaCGAAAAAGCTCGACAAGAGCGTCAATTGCATATGGAATTGTATCCGGGGTGGAGCGCACGAGATAACTATGGTTACGtgtcaaaaaagaaaaagcgaaaaaaagaCAGATCGACAACGGATTCGGGAG GtaataatatgaaaaaatGCCGCGCTCGTTTCGGATTGGATCAACAGAATCAGTGGTGCAAGCCGTGCAG GCGCAAAAAGAAATGTATTCGTTATATGGAATCCCTGAACGACAATGGTCCCGCCGAGGACGGGAGTGTTTTTGATGAACACGGTAGTGATGACGACGAAGATGACTTCGATGATGAAAAACTGGAAGGAAGTTGTGGAAGCGCCGACGAAACCAATAAAATAGAAGATGACGACTCAGAATCCCTAAATCAATCCATGCCCAGCCCTGGGTGTCTTAGTGGATTGTCCAGTTTACAGAGCCCATCGACAACAATGAGCCCACTTAACATGAATGCCAATTCGACAAGCAATGTTGTATTTCCTGCTACTTCTAATGCACTTTTAATCGTCAGCTCAGACCAGACAACTGCACAGCAACGGTCCACATTGGTGTCAAACTCGGGATCGAGCAGTGGCTCAACCAGTAGCATAAGTACAACCCCAAATACGTCAAGTACAGTTTCGCCAGTTACGTGTACGACCGGCCCGTGTCCAGGTTCCTCTCAGGAACGAGCCATGATGCTTGGAAATCGTTTTAGTCACTTGGGAATGGGGTTAAGTCCTCTAGTAGTTAGCACTAGCACCAGTAAATCTGAACCATTTTTTAAGCCTCATCCCACAATTTGCAATAATCCTATCTTTTCATTGCCATCAATTGGTAACTgtagtttaaataattctatAATGCCAAACACATCCCGAAACCCTATTGGTGCTAACCCACGAGATATTAATAATCCCCTTAGCATCAATCAGTTGACTAAAAGACGTGAATATCAAAATGTTGAAATGATTGAAGCTAGTGAGTCAAAGACTATAGTTGCCCATGCTGCTACATCCATTATTCAACATGTAGCAGTGCACGGCTACCACGCAAATCACTCGCTTTTAAATAGCAGCTTAAACCAACATTTTCATCACCAATTAAATAACCGTACGGAAAAACCCAATAGAAGTGAGCAGAAAATGCTGTCCGTAAGTAGTCATTCTGTAAATAGCAGTGAATGCCATAAAGAATCTGATTCGCAGGCAATTGCATCTAGCAAGACTTCTAGTGCTGGCTCTTCCGATAACGGCGTTATTAGCGTTTCATAA